The following coding sequences are from one Lolium rigidum isolate FL_2022 chromosome 6, APGP_CSIRO_Lrig_0.1, whole genome shotgun sequence window:
- the LOC124667017 gene encoding protein SPA1-RELATED 4-like isoform X2: MELNWYTSPEEADDGPGGATFASDVYRLGVLLFELFCSFETLEEKMRAMANLRYRVLPPQLLLRWPKEASFCQLMMHPVPDTRPKMSEVLQSEFLNQSRNSLEEREAALRLREEIEEQELLLDFLLQLQKRKQDIADNLQDTVAFLSSDINEAVHQQSALGQCGNFSIELDKEVSSGTVEDQSDCGSRKRFRPELLAVDMEEHNRSMEECSRTVPSSVVIQESVLSKSSRLMKNFKRLETAYFATRSKFSRQVGNPVSSRDQVVKRTTGSAVGTEGSSIDDFALEGYSGRRQRGWMNSFLEGLCRYLSFSQLKVRAELKQCDLMNSSNLVCSVGFDRDKEFFATAGVNKKIKVFEYNMIVNEHRDIHYPVVEMPNRSKLSCICWNSYMKSHIASSDFDGLVQVWDVTRSQVFVEMREHERRVWSVDFSLADPTKLVSGSDDGSVKLWSMNQAILFLHLLLGVLALSEQEQMSALYNFNLIPLAQLQLAQQITRFTAMIFATYEPLTVH; encoded by the exons ATGGAGCTCAACTGGTACACCAGCCCCGAGGAGGCCGACGACGGCCCCGGCGGCGCCACCTTCGCGTCCGACGTCTACAGACTAGGCGTGCTCCTCTTCGAG CTCTTCTGCAGCTTCGAGACCTTGGAGGAGAAGATGCGGGCCATGGCCAACCTGCGCTACCGCGTGCTCCCGCCGCAGCTGCTGCTCAGGTGGCCCAAGGAAGCTTCCTTCTGCCAGCTCATGATGCATCCCGTGCCGGACACCAGACCCAAGATGAG TGAGGTGCTACAAAGTGAGTTCCTCAATCAATCGAGGAATAGTCTGGAAGAGCGTGAGGCAGCACTTCGGTTACGCGAAGAGATAGAAGAACAAGAACTGCTGTTGGATTTTCTTCTCCAGTTGCAGAAAAGAAAGCAGGATATAGCAGACAATTTGCAGGACACTGTTGCCTTCCTCTCTTCTGACATTAATGAGGCAGTACACCAGCAGTCAGCTCTCGGCCAGTGTGGAAACTTCTCGATTGAGTTGGATAAAGAGGTATCCTCTGGAACTGTTGAGGATCAGAGTGACTGTGGATCCAGAAAGCGTTTCAGACCTGAACTGCTTGCTGTTGATATGGAGGAACACAATCGTAGTATGGAAGAATGTTCCAGGACAGTGCCATCATCTGTGGTAATCCAAGAAAGTGTGTTGTCAAAAAGCTCCAGGTTAATGAAAAACTTCAAAAGACTTGAAACAGCATATTTTGCAACAAGATCCAAGTTTTCAAGGCAAGTTGGCAATCCAGTAAGTAGTCGTGATCAAGTTGTCAAGAGGACTACCGGGTCAGCTGTTGGGACCGAGGGTAGTTCAATAGATGATTTTGCTTTGGAAGGGTATTCTGGTAGAAGGCAAAGAGGTTGGATGAACTCTTTTCTTGAAGGATTGTGCAGGTACCTGTCGTTCAGTCAGTTGAAAGTTCGGGCTGAACTGAAGCAATGTGATCTGATGAACTCATCAAATTTAGTATGCTCTGTAGGCTTTGACCGGGATAAGGAGTTTTTTGCAACTGCTGGTGTAAATAAGAAGATAAAAGTGTTTGAATATAATATGATCGTAAATGAGCACCGTGATATTCACTATCCTGTGGTTGAGATGCCTAATAGATCAAAACTAAGTTGTATTTGCTGGAACAGTTACATGAAGAGTCATATAGCATCTAGTGACTTTGATGGTCTTGTACAG GTTTGGGATGTTACTAGGAGCCAAGTTTTTGTTGAAATGAGGGAGCATGAGAGGCGTGTTTGGTCGGTAGACTTCTCACTTGCAGACCCAACCAAATTGGTCAGTGGGAGTGATGACGGTTCAGTGAAGCTGTGGAGTATGAATCAGGCAATTCTATTCTTACACCTGCT GCTGGGAGTGTTGGCACTATCAGAACAAGAGCAAATGTCTGCTCTGTACAATTTCAACCTGATTCCGCTCGCTCAATTGCAATTGGCTCAGCAGATCACAAGATTTACTGCTATGATCTTCGCAACATACGAGCCCCTTACTGTACACTAG
- the LOC124667017 gene encoding protein SPA1-RELATED 4-like isoform X1, translating to MDGSRAAAAAVPGGGRPWGDGDDGGAGRAAAAAEDDEGGEVSLREWLDRPGRAVEAPECLHVFRQVAEAVSVAHAQGVAVGSARPSCFVVSPPFARVAFIESASGSDASGSDASEDGADHDAHDADAQPPRRPNSNNNGAAGARDGHKGFPLKTVLAMELNWYTSPEEADDGPGGATFASDVYRLGVLLFELFCSFETLEEKMRAMANLRYRVLPPQLLLRWPKEASFCQLMMHPVPDTRPKMSEVLQSEFLNQSRNSLEEREAALRLREEIEEQELLLDFLLQLQKRKQDIADNLQDTVAFLSSDINEAVHQQSALGQCGNFSIELDKEVSSGTVEDQSDCGSRKRFRPELLAVDMEEHNRSMEECSRTVPSSVVIQESVLSKSSRLMKNFKRLETAYFATRSKFSRQVGNPVSSRDQVVKRTTGSAVGTEGSSIDDFALEGYSGRRQRGWMNSFLEGLCRYLSFSQLKVRAELKQCDLMNSSNLVCSVGFDRDKEFFATAGVNKKIKVFEYNMIVNEHRDIHYPVVEMPNRSKLSCICWNSYMKSHIASSDFDGLVQVWDVTRSQVFVEMREHERRVWSVDFSLADPTKLVSGSDDGSVKLWSMNQAILFLHLLYVSF from the exons ATGGACGGCTCCCGTGCTGCTGCCGCCGCTGTCCCTGGCGGCGGGCGGCCGtggggcgacggcgacgacggaggagcaggacgagcggctgcggcggcggaggacgacgagggcggcgaggTGAGCCTGCGGGAGTGGCTGGACCGCCCGGGCCGCGCGGTGGAGGCGCCCGAGTGCCTGCACGTCTTCCGCCAGGTGGCCGAGGCCGTCTCCGTCGCCCACGCGCAGGGCGTCGCCGTCGGAAGCGCGCGCCCGTCCTGCTTCGTCGTCTCCCCGCCCTTCGCGCGCGTCGCCTTCATCGAGTCCGCCTCCGGATCAGACGCCTCCGGCTCCGACGCGTCAGAGGACGGCGCAGACCACGACGCCCACGACGCCGACGCGCAGCCGCCGCGCCGACCTAACAGCAACAACAACGGCGCGGCGGGAGCACGGGACGGCCACAAGGGCTTCCCGCTCAAGACCGTGCTGGCCATGGAGCTCAACTGGTACACCAGCCCCGAGGAGGCCGACGACGGCCCCGGCGGCGCCACCTTCGCGTCCGACGTCTACAGACTAGGCGTGCTCCTCTTCGAG CTCTTCTGCAGCTTCGAGACCTTGGAGGAGAAGATGCGGGCCATGGCCAACCTGCGCTACCGCGTGCTCCCGCCGCAGCTGCTGCTCAGGTGGCCCAAGGAAGCTTCCTTCTGCCAGCTCATGATGCATCCCGTGCCGGACACCAGACCCAAGATGAG TGAGGTGCTACAAAGTGAGTTCCTCAATCAATCGAGGAATAGTCTGGAAGAGCGTGAGGCAGCACTTCGGTTACGCGAAGAGATAGAAGAACAAGAACTGCTGTTGGATTTTCTTCTCCAGTTGCAGAAAAGAAAGCAGGATATAGCAGACAATTTGCAGGACACTGTTGCCTTCCTCTCTTCTGACATTAATGAGGCAGTACACCAGCAGTCAGCTCTCGGCCAGTGTGGAAACTTCTCGATTGAGTTGGATAAAGAGGTATCCTCTGGAACTGTTGAGGATCAGAGTGACTGTGGATCCAGAAAGCGTTTCAGACCTGAACTGCTTGCTGTTGATATGGAGGAACACAATCGTAGTATGGAAGAATGTTCCAGGACAGTGCCATCATCTGTGGTAATCCAAGAAAGTGTGTTGTCAAAAAGCTCCAGGTTAATGAAAAACTTCAAAAGACTTGAAACAGCATATTTTGCAACAAGATCCAAGTTTTCAAGGCAAGTTGGCAATCCAGTAAGTAGTCGTGATCAAGTTGTCAAGAGGACTACCGGGTCAGCTGTTGGGACCGAGGGTAGTTCAATAGATGATTTTGCTTTGGAAGGGTATTCTGGTAGAAGGCAAAGAGGTTGGATGAACTCTTTTCTTGAAGGATTGTGCAGGTACCTGTCGTTCAGTCAGTTGAAAGTTCGGGCTGAACTGAAGCAATGTGATCTGATGAACTCATCAAATTTAGTATGCTCTGTAGGCTTTGACCGGGATAAGGAGTTTTTTGCAACTGCTGGTGTAAATAAGAAGATAAAAGTGTTTGAATATAATATGATCGTAAATGAGCACCGTGATATTCACTATCCTGTGGTTGAGATGCCTAATAGATCAAAACTAAGTTGTATTTGCTGGAACAGTTACATGAAGAGTCATATAGCATCTAGTGACTTTGATGGTCTTGTACAG GTTTGGGATGTTACTAGGAGCCAAGTTTTTGTTGAAATGAGGGAGCATGAGAGGCGTGTTTGGTCGGTAGACTTCTCACTTGCAGACCCAACCAAATTGGTCAGTGGGAGTGATGACGGTTCAGTGAAGCTGTGGAGTATGAATCAGGCAATTCTATTCTTACACCTGCTGTATGTCAGCTTTTGA